A region of Salvia splendens isolate huo1 chromosome 17, SspV2, whole genome shotgun sequence DNA encodes the following proteins:
- the LOC121774322 gene encoding zinc finger MYM-type protein 1-like: MSLKRPGDTRWSSHYGTLVNLIHLYSSIVDVLEYVGENGHDDSIRAEADDVLEIINSFEFVFVLYLMKQILGITHELSQVLQKKDQDIVNAMNLVKVAKSRLQIMREKDWDVLLADVSKFCSKYELDVLDMEDEFVARKKGRRRAEKMKNLHYYRVELFCSVIDLQAQELNQRFDEVNADLVLCMSCFDPRDLFSAFDLEKLLRLARYYPSEFSEVALSELKSQLENFIFNVRIDEKFSQISGISGLSQKMVSTRKHEVFPMVYSLVKLSLILPVATASVERVFSAMKIIKTSLRNSMGDQLLNDCLVPYIEKDVTAI; the protein is encoded by the exons ATGTCATTGAAGCGACCTGGAGATACTCGTTGGAGTTCACATTACGGTACTCTTGTCAACTTGATACACTTATATTCTTCTATTGTTGATGTTCTTGAGTATGTTGGGGAGAATGGTCATGACGATTCAATAAGGGCTGAAGCTGATGATGTGCtagaaattataaatagttttgAGTTTGTCTTTGTGTTATATCTTATGAAGCAAATCTTGGGAATCACACATGAACTCTCCCAAGTGCTACAAAAGAAAGATCAAGACATTGTTAATGCGATGAATCTTGTCAAGGTAGCAAAATCACGTCTGCAAATAATGAGGGAAAAAGATTGGGATGTATTGCTTGCTGATGTTTCTAAGTTTTGTAGCAAATATGAACTGGATGTGCTTGACATGGAAGATGAGTTTGTAGCTCGAAAAAAAGGAAGACGTAGAgctgagaaaatgaagaatctcCACTATTATCGAGTTGAGCTCTTTTGTTCTGTTATTGACTTGCAAGCTCAAGAGTTGAATCAACGTTTTGATGAAGTCAACGCAGACTTAGTTTTATGCATGTCATGTTTTGATCCTAGGgatttattttctgcatttgattTGGAGAAGCTGCTTCGTCTTGCACGGTATTATCCTTCTGAATTTTCTGAAGTTGCTTTGTCCGAGCTTAAAAGTCAACTTGAGAACTTTATTTTCAATGTGCGCATAGATGAAAAGTTTTCACAAATATCAGGAATCAGTGGTCTTTCTCAAAAGATGGTTTCTACAAGGAAACATGAAGTTTTTCCAATGGTTTATTCATTAGTTAAGTTGTCATTGATCTTACCAGTTGCCACTGCATCAGTAGAAAGAGTCTTTTCAGCAATGAAGATCATCAAGACTTCTCTACGTAATAGCATGGGAGACCAACTATTGAATGATTGCTTAGTTCCTTACATCGAAAAGGATGT AACGGCGATCTGA